The Cygnus olor isolate bCygOlo1 chromosome 19, bCygOlo1.pri.v2, whole genome shotgun sequence DNA window AGGCAGCCCGGTTCCGTCGTAACAGCCGAGACGGGTCCCGGGGACGGGAGTCCTTGCCATCGAGCTGGGCCTGTCGGGGAGTCAGAAACGCCCCTTCCCGGTGTGCTGCAGAGGCCCAGGAGGGCCCTGGCCCCCAGGACGCGTATCCTGCTGCCGGCGTTGGCCGTGGCAGGGAGAACCGGCCGCCTGCTCTCCGGCTGCAGTTGCTGCAGAAGGGTGGGAAGAAGCCGGGAGGATCAAGCGGCGGGGAACCCGCCCCTCTTCAGCAGGGAACACCAGTGCAAGAGAGCTCCGAGGAAGAATGGAGAAGTTGTGGGTGTGACTGTGCAGGTTGCTTGATTTTGCTCGTGCGGTCCCTGGAGCTCCTCTGCATTGAAGGTGTTGTCTTTAGGTTTTATCTGAGGCTCTTTGGCCAGCCTCGTTTGCTGCGTGTCTCTTGAATTGAGTAAGCTGACAACTGCCTCGTTAACTGGCAGTGAGCTAACTGGGAGCGGGCAGTCAGTGTAGCTCAGTAATGCGTTTGGGCACCTCCCAAGCTGTGGAAATCATCCTCTGGGGGATGATGGCAGGGTAGGTGGGCAGTCCCAGGAGCTGGCCTTGCAAGCCTGCCTGGCTTGAGCAGCTCTGTGGTGGGGTGAGCGGCATCCAACGGCTCTCGTAAGCATTGGGGTTGTTTGGCCAGATGGGATCTGTCCTGACTGCATCCCtgctgggtgtgctgggggCAAGAGCCTGAGAGGGGACGAAGCGCCCTGCCATGTGAGCAGTGGTGGGATGTGCTGGCAGcaagctgctccctgccccaggagcaggcGCCTCCTGGGGCTGCAGTGAGTTCCAAAAAAACCGTCCTGTGGAGTGTAACTAGGAAAGCTGGCCATTATCCATAGAAATGTCTAACTCTTTGCTTCCTTGGGATTTGCTGCGGCAAGAACTCTGTAGACTGCCTTATTGGGCACTTCATTAAAGATCTTCCTCTTTATTTATCTCTTTATTAGCAGTCAGTATGACTTCTCTGAGCGTATTCCGGTCTCCTCTACTGCATGACTCTTCTTCTGCCTTGACATTTTGTATCTAGCTCcagttcttctcttttgtttcccCAGTCTTTTGGCTCATGGAGATGTTCTTTCCTGGTCTCATACGCCTTCTGAAACTTTCTTAATTCTGTGTCAGACAAGACACAGATAATCAGAGTGGAGCCCCGTGCCCTGAGGAACAACTTCCCTTTCATCACATGATAGATTTGTGTGCGCTGTGCTGGGGCACGTCTGCAGTTCTGACTGCTGTTTTGTCATGAGCGAAGTTGTCGTTAGATAGGTAGTAGCTGTGCCCTGGATGTTTCTTGCAGTGACTGTAGTAGCTTAGAAAGCAGTGATACGGTGAGAAGTTGTGCGTTTGttagaagaaaagatttttcatgtgGGGGAGAGTGGAGAAACTactgagaaaaatgttaagCTCTGCCAACACAACTGAAGCTGCAGGGACTGGAGCCACAGCAGAGCTACTGGTATTGCTGGTGGCAGTCAGAGCTGTGCTTTATTAAAGGCTgattctgcagctgctgtgttcagctcAGGTCTGTTGCTTCCCTGCCATTTGCATTCCTGTCAAGTGTTCCtgcttctcttccagctgctgtctCCTGGTATGACGAGTTCCAGAGGCTCTACGACACCATCCCTTGCATTGAAGTGCAGGCTCTGAAGGAGCACAATGACCAGGTTTTGCACCTCAGCTTCTCCCACTCTGGCTGTCTGTTTGCCTCGTGCTCCAAAGACTGTACTGTTAAGGTAAGGCGGTAGCATCCCCTACacaaaactttgttttgatttagtAGGGCTCAGCTGTGAGAGTAGCATTCaggagggctgtggggaggTGAGGTTTGACCAGGTGTCCCTGGACTTATGCCTTTTCCTGAAGGTGCTGAGTTGTTCTCAAAGCCATAGCAATAATGACTCTTGCAATTGTAGCCTGGAAGGTGCTGCCTGGCTCTGGCTGCTTTCTAGGTGCAAACTGGTCCTGCCTTGGGTCTAACAGAGCGTGGAGGTAATGACCTACTGCAGTCTTGCATGAGTGGTTGTCTTGAGAGAAATCCCTCTCAACATGCTTAAACCCAGCTGTGGCGATAACTGTCACTGCCTGGCTGATGGAGAAGTTTGGAGAAGTCCTGCATTTAGCTGCTTTCCAAAGCTGCTGGCCGTTTTCTGTCAAGGGAGTTGACAGGGAAATTGAGATTTGGAGGCGTTTACATGTGGTCTtcaataatttttttgttgCCTGGTGAAAGCTGGCAGGACAGATGGAGTGGGACAGCCCTCAGGCTTCTTACAGCTTCCTGACCATTCATTCATCTGTCTGTAGATCTGGAGCAATGAGCTGGAcatctccctgcagcacagctccaacaTGAGGCCATACAATTGGAGCTACACACAGTTCTCCCAGTTCAACTCTGATGACTCCCTCCTTCTGGTATCAGGTGTCTTTGTGGGGCCTCACAACTCCTCGTCCGGAGAGATTGCTGTAATCAGCATGGGTAAATACTGTCTTTGCCGTCACTGGGGCTCCCTGGAATATGTAAAgtggtgggagctggggcttCTTTCTTCCACTTGCTCTTTGTATGCTGCGGCCCTGACTGCTGCTTGTCCTGCCTTCCACCATCTGTGCAAAGAGGTCTCGATCGCAATTCCTGAGGGTAAACCTTCTGGTTAGCCGTAGGGATAACTCTACTCAGGTCACCATGTCATCACCTGAAAGTGcagtgtggtgtgtgtgtgtgtgtgtgttctcaTTTAATTTCAGCTCTAAGTAAGAGTCTGGGCAAGGCAAGAGTTGTCCACGTTACCAATTGTCCCAAAGCCACCATTTCTGACTCGAGCAGTGCTAGTCTTGCCCTGAGGTCTCATGTGGTTTGAGGCGCAGTCATTCTGTCCTGCTCTAcctttttctgttgcagttCTGTGAAACCCACTAAATCCAGCTGCATTGTCTCTTGCCATCTCTGTGCTACTCTCCCAAAACCAAGGACTGTTGCTAAAGGCACAGCTCTCTTGTCCAGAAAGGCCCTAAGTCATGGTGTGGAAGGATGAGGGCGTGCAAAGATCTGTATGTGTATGACTTGTTCTTGTCCTTGGGGTGTCTGCTTTGGGCCATGCTTGGAGAAGGGCTATGTAGCTAGATTGCTCTGTGGTCTGGCTCTATCTGGCTGTCcttatgctttgttttccatggtGCATGCACTCGCCACAAATCACCATAGAAGAGAGAAATAGTCTGTGTCCGTAGCAGTGCCTGGAGGCTGGATGGTGTTTGGGCAGTGTCTGCTCAGCTTGCAGTGAAGGTGCTGCATCAGTGCTGTAGGCTGAACCTTGAATCCACTTCCCACACCTTCTGCCATGGTTTCTCCAGGACCATTGTCAGGAGCCATCACCTCATGCTTGTTTCCCCTCCCTTCCAGAGAACTTCACTCTGCTTTCCAGGGTGAGGAATAAACCCTATGATGTGTTTGGCTGTTGGCTGAATGAAACCAACTTGATATCTGGCAATCTGCATCGGATTGGGCGTATAACCTCCTGTTCTGTGCTCTGGCTGAACAACGCTTTCCAGGTAAGGTGCCTTTGTTCCAGCTCCACAGGCAGTGCAGCTTCCTGCTGGCTCTTGTGGGAGGAAAAGCTGCTGAGTGGATGGGAGAGGGGAACAGTGGCTGAGTCCCCTTGTCTGCCCTGTTTATCTCCTTTGACTTGCCTTCTGAATATTGAGCTTGAGGCAATCCTGGCATGAAGTTTCTCCACGCTTGGTATTATGGTATCTGTTGCAATGTTCTTCCTCTATCCTCTGCTCCCATTAATTCCTGTTCCATTAATTGGGATGAAGACTTGAGTGGAGTGCCCTAGAGCATGTGTTGCTAAACAGGAGAACAGATGAACCGCAGCAAGGTTGCTGAGGTCCTCAAGGCTCCCATTATAAAGCTGAGcctggggtggctgcagcctgCCATGTATCTGAGCAGCGACCATTCTCCCACTTGGCAGCTCATGGCATTGTTCCCTGGAGGTCCAGGTGCTGTCTGTTATGCTGTGATGAGACTCAGAGATCAGTGTGTGCTGGTTCTAGACTGCTTGTTCACTTTCTGCTACTTGTGCTGCTCAGACATGTTGCTCCTCCATCTTACCTCTGTCCCAGTGTCACAGCTGCACGTCCTGGTgccttgtacttttttttttcaacacaaaCCTTTGATGCTGGTCCTAGGTGAAATTCCCTGTGGTAGCAGGGATCCTTTCAAAAAACAcatctctgtgctgtgctgacaTTACAGCATTAACTCATCCATCTCCAAGAGGCAAGGAAGGACCTTGCCCAGTTTGATAGAGATATTGAAGTGTGGTTGCAGACAGTAGAAGCAGTTAGGTAGGAAGAGACTTGCTTATTTCTGGGAGCTGATAATCCATCTGATGCTGCTGAGGGGCACATGCAAACTCCAGAAGCACTGAGgtcctctccctctgctttgtGTAGGCTAGAGGGATGGCGCTTCCCACTGCACCTGTTTATCGCAGAGGCCTGTTCCTGAAATTCTTGTAATGCCACAAGCAGTGCCAGCTAATGATCTCAGGCAGGAAGGTGGGAGCAAGGCTGCCTGGCCTCTGAGTTCCCAGCTCAGCTGTTGTCTGCCAGCAAAAGCCTGGCCCTGGCTTTTTGTTTCAGCAAGCCCACCTCCAAGATGGGAAGGAATATAGCAGAGCTGGCCTGCCTCTTGGGCCAGCGCTCATGGCGATGCTTAGAGATACCCAGAGAGCAGTGCTGAGAGGTGTCAGTGTGTGATCGGTGTCTGCACCATGGGCTCAGGTTCAGGGCAGCATCTCTTAGTTTGAGCAGAGGCTGTACGAGCGATGTTGTGGTGAGGTGATTCCTGCTTACTTCTCTTATTTGCTCCCAGGGCGTAGAGTCTGAGAATGTGAATGTAGTGAAGAGACTGTTCAAAATCCAGAATCTGAATGCCAGCACTATCCGGACCGTGATGGTGGCTGACTGCAGCCGGTACGATTCCCCAGACCTGCTCCTGGactatgaggagcagctggctgcctcctccacctccacctgccCAGTCTTTGATCTTGGCAGTGAcagtgaagaagaggaggccAAGCCCAAGCAGACTCCAGAGCCAGCCGTACAGGAATTGCCAGATGACGGGGGTGTGACAGCAGAGGACGGGCTACAGCAGTTCTTTGATGATATCATGGAGGGTCGTGTGAGGCCTGCCATGACTGAGACCGAGCTGGAGACCAAGGTGGCTGAGCTGTTCATACGCAACAGAACTAAATCACCTGAGGTGAACCTGCTCCCCACAGAGAGCAACAGCAAGACAAAATACTTAATCTTCACCACAGGATGCCTCACTTATTCTCCACATCAGATAGGTAAGGCTGTGGTCTGAGCTCCGGGGCATGTCTGCCTTTGTAGAGGGGTGTGGGCTGCAGCTACAGTCCGAACCTGGATCTGGAAAAGACCTGTGTTAATTTGCCACTTGTTTGTAGTGACTGAGTTGCAGTTCTGCTCAGGCTGCATTCTCAATACAGGGCCAGAAGCTTTTGAGATGCCTTCAGTAACTGGAGAGGGTTCTCCCCCACAAGCACTTGCcttgtggttgttttgttgctACCAGGCTTGACGCTTGGTGACGCAAGAATGTCATGGTGAGGACTAAGCAGGAAATCAAGAATGATTTAACATCAGTCACAAGTTGCACACCGGTGGGTGGATGCGAAGGGCAGTGGTTGCCCTGATTGTGGGAGGGCCTCAATCCTGGCCTCCCCGTGGAGGTTGGAGAGGGCGTTGGAACAAGGCTAGTCTGAACAGCTGGGAGTTCATGGATGTGCGGTTCCCCCAGCTCTGAGacagagccctgcctgcccctgtgtcctgcctgcctcctgcgCTGCCCAGGGAGTACTGACCCTG harbors:
- the FBXW5 gene encoding F-box/WD repeat-containing protein 5; translated protein: MDAGGGPLLPDSVLFEIFLYLDHADVLSVGLVCQQWRAVARDEFLWKELFYRYYRVSREVPRHPAAVSWYDEFQRLYDTIPCIEVQALKEHNDQVLHLSFSHSGCLFASCSKDCTVKIWSNELDISLQHSSNMRPYNWSYTQFSQFNSDDSLLLVSGVFVGPHNSSSGEIAVISMENFTLLSRVRNKPYDVFGCWLNETNLISGNLHRIGRITSCSVLWLNNAFQGVESENVNVVKRLFKIQNLNASTIRTVMVADCSRYDSPDLLLDYEEQLAASSTSTCPVFDLGSDSEEEEAKPKQTPEPAVQELPDDGGVTAEDGLQQFFDDIMEGRVRPAMTETELETKVAELFIRNRTKSPEVNLLPTESNSKTKYLIFTTGCLTYSPHQIGIKRILPHQMTTAGPVLGEERRSDEFFDSLDHVIDIHGHIIGMGLSPDHRYLYVNSRAWPRDCVISDPMQPPPIAEEIDLHVFDLKTMKEVKRALRAHRAYTPNEECFFIFLDVSRDFVASGAEDRHGYIWDRHYNICLAKLQHDNVVNSVAFSPVEQELLLTASDDTTIKVWRSPRTVRIQQARKPRPRKLLFSWLMNQKS